Proteins from a single region of Actinomycetota bacterium:
- a CDS encoding DUF3618 domain-containing protein, with amino-acid sequence MGQDPRQTVDEIEQTREELARKVDELVDRAKVEAGEVGKKLTIAGAALLGLLLVGYIAKRRVG; translated from the coding sequence ATGGGCCAAGACCCTCGGCAAACGGTAGACGAGATCGAGCAGACGCGCGAGGAGCTTGCGCGCAAGGTAGACGAGCTCGTCGACCGGGCGAAGGTCGAAGCCGGCGAAGTAGGGAAGAAGTTGACGATCGCCGGCGCCGCGCTGCTGGGACTCCTCCTCGTCGGTTACATCGCCAAGCGCCGCGTCGGCTAG
- the rpmB gene encoding 50S ribosomal protein L28: MASVCDVCGKTPGFGNNISHSHRRSRRRFNPNIQKMRVVVNGAPKRVAVCTKCLKANKVSRAG, encoded by the coding sequence ATGGCATCCGTATGCGACGTCTGCGGCAAGACCCCTGGGTTCGGGAACAACATCTCGCACTCCCACAGGCGGTCCCGCCGGCGCTTCAACCCGAACATCCAGAAGATGCGCGTCGTCGTGAACGGCGCGCCGAAGCGCGTCGCGGTGTGCACGAAGTGCCTCAAAGCGAACAAGGTCAGCCGCGCCGGATAG
- a CDS encoding phage holin family protein → MGQSPTSESARGPSSIGSRPGGGASSDGGSGKSAGQLMKEVTEDLSTLIRKEIELAKLEVGASVSAKLKGVAIIGIAAVLGFFALIFLLLAIRDGLDNAMGTWLADLITAVILIGAGAAGALMAKKKLTAPLKTDLTKQTIKEDVEWAKTLGKR, encoded by the coding sequence ATGGGTCAATCACCAACGAGTGAGTCGGCACGGGGTCCGTCCTCTATCGGTTCTCGCCCGGGCGGCGGCGCGAGCTCAGACGGAGGTTCGGGCAAGTCCGCCGGGCAACTGATGAAAGAGGTGACGGAAGACCTGTCGACGCTGATCCGCAAAGAGATCGAGCTCGCGAAGCTCGAGGTCGGGGCGTCGGTGAGTGCGAAGCTGAAGGGAGTCGCGATCATCGGGATCGCCGCGGTTCTCGGGTTCTTCGCGCTGATCTTCCTGTTGCTGGCCATCCGCGACGGCCTGGACAACGCGATGGGCACCTGGCTTGCGGACCTGATCACAGCCGTGATCCTCATCGGGGCCGGAGCAGCGGGCGCTCTGATGGCAAAGAAGAAGCTGACGGCTCCTCTGAAGACGGACCTCACGAAGCAGACGATCAAGGAGGACGTGGAATGGGCCAAGACCCTCGGCAAACGGTAG
- a CDS encoding YihY/virulence factor BrkB family protein, translating to MPSLQQLTGRAKTLLARARRRYAFIDIVAGTFERFSADDAGSYAAGLTYYTFFSIFPLLLLAGSLLGYLTADDPELRRELIRKGVNTVPILRDAFKPDGIDAIIENRRNLALSGLVLALYSGSGAVVALEHALNKLHKVEQEPGFMSKRLRSLKWLAILGVLSVAALGAGSVAGFAEEVLGRGPLVTVLVTVVAVGLAVAVNTLVFATAYRFLPAVRHSWRQVLPGAVVAAVLFQGLNIGGTAYLARGETARNDTFGTFAAAATLLVASYLISQITLLAAEVNLVLADRSGAGTTDDVDRGGDDGSITNE from the coding sequence GTGCCGAGCCTCCAGCAACTAACCGGTCGCGCCAAGACCCTCCTGGCGCGAGCGCGCCGGCGTTACGCCTTCATCGACATCGTCGCCGGGACGTTCGAGCGTTTCTCGGCCGACGACGCCGGCTCCTACGCGGCCGGGCTCACCTACTACACCTTCTTTTCGATCTTCCCGTTGTTGTTGCTGGCGGGGTCCCTCCTGGGTTACCTGACCGCCGACGACCCGGAGCTCCGCAGGGAACTGATCCGCAAAGGGGTGAACACGGTTCCCATACTGCGCGATGCCTTCAAGCCTGACGGCATCGACGCGATCATCGAGAACCGGCGCAACCTCGCGCTGTCCGGGCTCGTCCTTGCCCTCTATTCCGGATCCGGTGCGGTCGTTGCCTTGGAGCACGCGCTGAACAAGCTTCACAAGGTCGAGCAGGAGCCGGGCTTCATGAGCAAGAGGTTGCGCTCGCTGAAGTGGCTCGCGATCCTCGGCGTCCTCTCGGTCGCTGCCCTCGGCGCAGGCTCCGTCGCGGGGTTCGCGGAGGAGGTGCTGGGGCGAGGACCGCTGGTGACCGTCCTCGTTACGGTCGTCGCGGTAGGTCTGGCTGTGGCCGTGAACACGCTGGTGTTCGCTACGGCCTACAGGTTCCTTCCTGCCGTCCGGCACTCGTGGAGACAGGTGCTGCCGGGCGCCGTGGTCGCGGCGGTGTTGTTTCAGGGGCTCAACATCGGGGGAACGGCTTACCTGGCACGAGGTGAGACCGCCAGGAACGACACCTTCGGCACGTTCGCCGCTGCGGCTACGCTGCTGGTGGCTTCTTACTTGATCTCTCAGATCACGCTGCTGGCGGCAGAGGTCAACCTCGTGCTGGCGGACAGAAGCGGAGCAGGAACGACGGACGACGTGGATCGAGGAGGAGACGATGGGTCAATCACCAACGAGTGA